The bacterium genome includes the window CACAAGTTGGCTCAAATAGCAGCCAGTAAAAACCTCAATAAACTGTTTCATGCTGTGGCACTGTCTAGGCTGGGAGTGCAAGTGCCCTTGGTCATTATGTTTGCATTTGTTTTGGAGTTACCCATAGGATATATTTGGCTTAGTTTCCCCATAGCTGACTTTGCTGAGATGGGATATTTGAATTTCTTTAAGTGAAGGTTGTGCAGTGAGTAGCTTAATTTTTTTCATTATTGCTTCGTTTATCGGCTTTAAGCTGCTTTTATATTGCTTCCGGCCAAAAGCCACACAAGAACAAATCAATCAATTGCAAGACCTTGTAGATAAAAATAATAATTATTGGTCTTCGCCACGCTCAGTAGAGTTTTGGTGCAATGTGTTTGAATATTCTTTTGAAAGACTTACTCAATGGCAAGCTACAAATTTACTTGTGCATTTAAAAGAAGAAAATAATTGGGCGAAGATTAAAGTGGAAGAGCAGAAAAAAAAACCGGAAGAAGGAGATTATATTTCAGCCAGTGATTTTCAATCGTATCATTTTTGTAATTTTGCTCTTTACCTGAAATATCAAGGTAAAGCGTCACAAAATGTTTATGATTTGTATAGAGGAAATAGAGCTCAGGATACAAACTATGCAAGAAGTAAAAACTACCGCAGCCGTCAAACACCTTACATGTTAAGAAAATTAAGAGAACTAGATCCCTCAATTGATTACATTGAATGGTTAGATCAAGATAAGAGTGACTTTATACAAATAAACGGTAAGTATAAACTTTATGGTAAAGCCGACGCATTGGTTTATCACGATAATGGAGACGTTTCTGTTTTAGAGTACAAATCAAAGGAAGGTTCTTTTAGAGACAAAGCCTATAAAAGTTCTATTATGCAAGTTTCTGCGTATTATAACATATATCAAAATGCCCATAATTTATCCGATAAATTATTCATTATATATCAACGGCCCAACAACTATATCAAAGCTTATCAATATAGCTATGCATCTGTAAGCAAAGCATTTGAATGGAATGCTAAGAGAATTTTTTCTATAAAAAACAAAAGCTACAAAGTCTATGCAAAATATAAAGATAATAAATGTCCCAGCTGTGGGTATAGAAATTATTGTAATTCAATTTTTAAAGAGGAAAATAAAGGAAATAAAAATTTTGTTCAGTGAAAGTAAATTAGATAGTCGTATAAAATTTGCATTAAGTTGGCTTGGGACAATTAAACAGTCTATTTTGGATGTTTATTATTCTCTTGAAGAATTCGACTTAAAGTCGAATTTATCTGAAGTGACAGAAGCAGATAGAAATACTGAAAAACTATTTAGACAAACGATAAGGGACCTTTTTCCTATGGATGGAATCATTGGTGAAGAGTATCCAGAACATAATTTTGAGGGAGAGGGTTACACTTGGACAATTGATCCCATAGACGGAACGAGAGCTTTTGTTCATGGAGTACCATTTTTTGGGACCCTGATTGGACTTTATAAAAATGGAGAGTCAATTTTTGGAGTTAGCGCATATCATGCCTTAAATGAAGTGATTTATGGGGTGAAAGATGAAGGAACGTTCTGGAAACATGATTCAATGCCAGATTTTCAAAGAGTCAAAGCTTCAAACATGAAACATTTAGAAGATGCAGTACTTTTGATCTCTGGAGAAGAGTATTTTAAAACTTATGGTCATAAAAAATTATTAAATTCTTTAAAAAATAAAGTGAAACTAACAAGAACGTGGGGTGATTGTTATGGTTATTGTTTATTGGCCAGAGGAAAGGTTGATATTATGATTGACCCTGTTTTACAGCAATGGGATGTGGTGCCGCTTAAAATAATAGTTGAAGAAGCAGGTGGGATTTTTAAAAGTGTAGAGAAGGGAAAATCTAGTATTAATACCAAAAGTGCTTTTTGTTTTTCTAATAGCCTACAAGAACTTATTATTTGAAGAGAGATTCAAGGTGAAGCATGAAAAATAAAAGACTTAATTTAGATGAATACTCACTAAGGAATATCAAAAAAGAGGATGTTGACGCTTATTTGAACTATTTTTATAGTTCACCCAAGGGTTACATTGAAAGCTTAGGTGTAGATCCAGATAAACGACTACCTGAAGAAACAATGAAGGCTAATTTCCTTGAACGTTGTAAAGATGCGCAAAAGGATCAAAGCACTTGCCCAGTACTAGCT containing:
- a CDS encoding PD-(D/E)XK nuclease family protein; the encoded protein is MQDLVDKNNNYWSSPRSVEFWCNVFEYSFERLTQWQATNLLVHLKEENNWAKIKVEEQKKKPEEGDYISASDFQSYHFCNFALYLKYQGKASQNVYDLYRGNRAQDTNYARSKNYRSRQTPYMLRKLRELDPSIDYIEWLDQDKSDFIQINGKYKLYGKADALVYHDNGDVSVLEYKSKEGSFRDKAYKSSIMQVSAYYNIYQNAHNLSDKLFIIYQRPNNYIKAYQYSYASVSKAFEWNAKRIFSIKNKSYKVYAKYKDNKCPSCGYRNYCNSIFKEENKGNKNFVQ